A DNA window from Xyrauchen texanus isolate HMW12.3.18 chromosome 6, RBS_HiC_50CHRs, whole genome shotgun sequence contains the following coding sequences:
- the LOC127645742 gene encoding gastrula zinc finger protein XlCGF49.1-like, with amino-acid sequence MDEVEEKHQYQTPNNSKKNSSQKRSQKARTKKSLTCPQCGKSFTQKGHLENHMRIHTGEKPFICLQCGKSFTRADILKKHILIHSGEKPFQCPMCEKSYCCCLHSHMRIHTGEKPFICPHCGKSFTRKAHLNSHARIHTEEKPFTCLKGGKSVSCSRSLKNHLHSLHTGVN; translated from the exons ATggatgaagtggaggagaaacatcagtatcagaCACCTAATAATTCCAAAAAGAATTCCTCACAAAAAAGAAGTCAAAAGGCAAGAACCAAGAAATCTTTaacctgccctcagtgtggaaagagtttcacacaaaaaggacACCTTGAaaatcacatgagaattcacacaggagagaagccATTCATATGCCTTCAGTGTGGCAAGAGTTTCACTCGTGCAGACATCCTTAAAAAGCACATACTaattcactctggagagaagcctttccaGTGTCCTATGTGTGAAAAGAGTTACTGTT GTTGCCTTCATtctcacatgagaattcacactggagagaaaccttttatATGCCctcattgtggaaagagtttcacacgtaAAGCTCATCTTAATAGTCATGCAAGGATTCACACtgaagagaagcctttcacatgcctcaAGGGTGGAAAGAGTGTCTCATGTTCAAGAAGTCTCAAAaatcatctgcactcgctgcacACTGGAGTAAATTAA